The proteins below come from a single Bryobacter aggregatus MPL3 genomic window:
- the nikR gene encoding nickel-responsive transcriptional regulator NikR, with translation MSNKGKPELCRIGVAIDADLLERFDKRIEKRGYANRSEAFRDLIREELIAEHAESPTKPVVGTLTLIYDHHVHTLHEKLTGMQHEHHHAIISTLHVHLDHDNCLEVLVLRGKSAEVRSIADRLISMKGVKHGRLTITTANAGASGIAPHSHS, from the coding sequence ATGTCGAACAAAGGGAAACCGGAATTGTGCCGGATTGGAGTGGCTATCGATGCAGATCTGCTGGAGAGGTTCGACAAGCGAATAGAAAAACGAGGTTACGCCAACCGGTCGGAGGCGTTTCGCGATTTGATTCGTGAAGAGTTGATCGCAGAACATGCCGAATCGCCGACAAAGCCGGTGGTGGGTACGCTAACGCTGATCTACGACCATCATGTTCATACTTTGCATGAAAAGTTAACCGGGATGCAGCATGAGCATCACCATGCGATCATTTCCACCTTGCATGTGCATCTGGATCATGACAACTGCCTTGAGGTGTTGGTCTTACGAGGGAAGAGCGCGGAAGTGCGTTCTATTGCAGACCGGCTGATCAGCATGAAGGGGGTCAAACACGGACGCCTGACCATTACGACCGCAAATGCGGGTGCTTCCGGGATTGCTCCTCACTCGCACTCCTGA
- a CDS encoding sigma-54-dependent Fis family transcriptional regulator produces MDLEQLEAVSLAVAEHRNVDTVLRMIVDRLSRDASCALARIWLVDGEELRLVASAGESDRLGGRFSRFAVGTGKIGKIAASREGVLIEDVRKDGAWIADGEWVQERGVRSFAGQPLKYRGEVLGVLAIFSRRPLGAVEARWLEVFARHAAIAIANARAFEEIDGLRRRLEMENEYLREEVSEGMGGILGNGAAIERLRRQIDVVAPTSANVLIVGESGTGKELVARAVHAQSARRDSPLVKVNCASVPNELFESEFFGHVRGAFTGALRDRVGRFQLADGGTLFLDEVGEIPVQLQAKLLRVLQEGEFERVGEDKTRKVDVRVIAATNRNLKEEIAKGHFRQDLYYRLSVFPIVTPTLREHIEDIAGLAQHFVEQAARKLNVAVPKLSEANLAELQQYDWPGNVRELQHVVERALIQGPRGKLVFDLSAKERKVASGALTRDELKRLERVGIEDALRRAKGKIYGPGGAAELLGMKGTTLASRIAALGIEKSGR; encoded by the coding sequence GTGGACCTCGAGCAACTAGAGGCGGTGTCGTTGGCGGTGGCGGAGCATCGCAATGTCGATACCGTTCTGCGAATGATCGTCGATCGCCTGAGCCGCGACGCATCGTGTGCGCTGGCGCGGATCTGGCTGGTGGATGGAGAGGAACTCCGTCTGGTGGCAAGCGCCGGGGAATCGGATCGCCTGGGAGGCCGCTTTTCGCGGTTCGCCGTGGGGACGGGAAAGATCGGCAAGATTGCAGCCAGCCGTGAGGGCGTCTTGATCGAAGATGTTCGCAAGGATGGGGCCTGGATCGCGGACGGGGAATGGGTGCAGGAGAGGGGCGTGCGGAGCTTTGCCGGACAACCCTTGAAGTATCGGGGGGAAGTCTTGGGGGTCCTGGCGATTTTCAGCCGTAGACCGCTGGGAGCGGTGGAGGCCCGCTGGCTTGAGGTATTTGCCCGCCATGCGGCGATCGCGATTGCGAATGCACGAGCCTTTGAAGAGATCGATGGACTGCGGCGCCGTCTGGAGATGGAGAATGAGTATCTTCGCGAAGAAGTGAGCGAAGGCATGGGCGGCATTCTGGGGAATGGCGCGGCGATTGAGCGACTCCGGCGGCAGATCGACGTGGTGGCGCCGACGAGCGCCAATGTGCTGATTGTCGGCGAATCGGGAACCGGGAAAGAACTCGTGGCGCGCGCGGTACACGCGCAGAGTGCCAGGCGGGATTCGCCGCTGGTGAAGGTCAATTGCGCCTCAGTGCCGAATGAGCTGTTTGAGAGCGAATTCTTTGGTCATGTGCGGGGAGCCTTTACAGGTGCGTTGCGGGATAGGGTGGGGCGCTTCCAGTTGGCGGATGGCGGCACGCTGTTTCTCGATGAAGTCGGCGAGATTCCGGTGCAATTGCAGGCAAAGTTGCTCCGGGTTCTGCAAGAGGGGGAGTTCGAGCGGGTCGGTGAAGATAAGACACGCAAGGTGGACGTGCGGGTGATTGCGGCGACGAATCGCAACCTGAAGGAGGAGATCGCCAAGGGGCACTTCCGCCAGGATCTCTACTACCGGCTAAGCGTCTTCCCGATTGTGACGCCAACCCTGCGCGAGCATATTGAGGACATTGCCGGCCTGGCGCAACACTTCGTCGAACAGGCGGCGCGGAAGTTGAATGTAGCCGTACCGAAGTTGAGCGAAGCAAACCTCGCGGAGTTGCAGCAATACGATTGGCCGGGGAACGTACGGGAGTTGCAGCATGTGGTGGAGCGGGCCTTGATCCAGGGGCCTCGCGGAAAGCTGGTGTTTGACCTGTCTGCAAAGGAGCGGAAAGTGGCCAGCGGCGCGTTGACCCGTGATGAATTAAAGCGGTTGGAGCGGGTGGGCATTGAAGATGCCCTGCGACGCGCGAAGGGGAAAATCTATGGTCCCGGCGGAGCGGCCGAGTTGTTAGGGATGAAAGGCACAACGCTTGCATCCCGGATAGCAGCATTGGGCATTGAGAAAAGCGGACGCTGA
- a CDS encoding MBL fold metallo-hydrolase RNA specificity domain-containing protein: protein MEIHFWGATRTVTGSMHEIQHAGKRLLLDCGLFQGRRSEARDRNCCFPFSASAVDQVVLSHAHIDHSGNLPNLVKQGFRGPIHATAATQDLCRAMLADSAYLQERDADFLNRRRDRRKRLMPNYQEQLVEPLYTSVDAENTFPLFAPLPMNGSLDLGDGLTVETVEAGHMLGSVCMRLTDGKVRLGFSGDIGRKNLPIIRDPQEMLACDYLIMESTYGDRFHQDEGAVLDKLADVVNRTAARGGKIVVPSFAVGRTQQLVLLLNQLAQADRIPNIPIFVDSPLAVNVTQTFRKFSNLFDAETAKMLAGDAKGDVFGFSRLRYIKDVADSKALNDIRGPFIVISASGMCEAGRVVHHLRNTIADPRNTVLITGFQAENTLGRKILDKWPEVPIFGDMIRLRAEVAKINELSGHADQRELLEWLQPIAKGLKKIFLVHGESKQQEVLQKVIQEAYGVEVVIANRGNIFRLD from the coding sequence ATGGAAATACATTTTTGGGGCGCCACACGTACGGTAACCGGTTCAATGCATGAGATCCAGCATGCGGGAAAACGGCTTCTTTTAGATTGCGGACTCTTCCAGGGGAGGCGTAGCGAGGCACGAGACCGCAACTGTTGCTTCCCCTTTTCTGCAAGCGCGGTCGATCAGGTTGTGCTGTCGCACGCGCATATTGACCATTCTGGAAATCTCCCGAATCTCGTGAAGCAGGGATTTCGGGGGCCGATCCATGCGACGGCAGCGACGCAGGATCTCTGCCGGGCGATGCTCGCCGATAGCGCCTATCTGCAGGAGCGCGACGCTGACTTTTTGAACCGTCGCCGTGACCGCCGCAAGCGGCTGATGCCGAACTATCAAGAACAGTTGGTGGAGCCGCTCTACACGAGTGTCGACGCGGAGAATACCTTTCCGCTCTTTGCTCCGCTTCCCATGAATGGGAGCCTGGACCTCGGCGACGGCTTGACCGTCGAGACCGTGGAGGCGGGCCATATGCTGGGCAGTGTTTGTATGCGGCTCACTGATGGTAAGGTGCGGCTGGGCTTCTCAGGCGATATCGGCCGCAAGAACCTGCCCATCATTCGCGACCCGCAGGAGATGCTGGCCTGCGACTACCTGATCATGGAATCCACTTACGGAGACCGGTTCCATCAGGATGAAGGCGCCGTGCTCGATAAGCTCGCCGATGTGGTGAACCGGACGGCCGCCCGTGGCGGAAAGATTGTTGTGCCTTCGTTTGCCGTGGGCCGCACGCAGCAGTTGGTGCTGCTCTTGAATCAGCTGGCGCAGGCGGACCGGATTCCGAATATTCCGATCTTCGTCGATTCGCCGCTGGCCGTGAACGTGACGCAGACCTTCCGCAAGTTCAGCAACCTCTTTGATGCTGAGACGGCCAAGATGCTGGCTGGCGATGCGAAAGGCGACGTGTTTGGCTTCTCCCGTTTGCGCTACATCAAGGATGTCGCCGACTCGAAGGCGCTGAACGACATTCGAGGACCCTTCATTGTGATTTCCGCCAGCGGTATGTGCGAGGCCGGGCGTGTGGTTCATCATCTGCGCAACACGATTGCCGATCCTAGAAACACCGTACTGATTACAGGCTTCCAGGCTGAGAACACCCTAGGACGTAAGATTCTCGACAAATGGCCGGAAGTGCCGATCTTTGGAGACATGATCCGGCTGCGGGCGGAAGTCGCCAAGATCAATGAACTTTCGGGGCACGCCGATCAGCGGGAGCTCCTGGAATGGCTGCAGCCGATCGCCAAGGGATTGAAGAAGATCTTCCTCGTGCATGGCGAATCGAAACAGCAAGAGGTGCTCCAGAAGGTAATCCAAGAGGCCTATGGCGTGGAAGTGGTGATCGCGAACCGCGGGAATATTTTCCGCCTCGATTAG
- a CDS encoding sugar phosphate isomerase/epimerase family protein, translating to MAASATALSAAPNSKIQGVQLGVITYSFRGSNDLDEIIKNISDIGLSEVELMANHAESVAGAPMPAPRPPQGPRPSGPPTPEQLAAMRARMNGPEAQKAREDLRKWRLSASMSAFQPVKKKFSDAGIDLRLLCFNMNESFTDDEFEYMFQVAKTLGVKAITTSTQLTVAKRVAPFADKHKILVGYHGHDNVKDPNEFSTLETFETAMSYSKYNGLNLDIGHFVAANSDPIALIRKHHQRITNLHLKDRKKDHGPNTVWGEGDTPIGAVLQVMKKEKYPFPANIEYEYRGQGTPAEEVAKCFDFCKKALA from the coding sequence ATGGCAGCGAGTGCAACGGCTTTGTCTGCCGCACCAAACTCGAAGATCCAGGGAGTCCAGCTCGGCGTTATTACGTACAGTTTTCGAGGCAGCAATGACCTCGACGAGATCATCAAGAACATCAGCGACATCGGTTTGAGTGAAGTGGAGTTGATGGCCAATCATGCGGAAAGTGTTGCCGGAGCACCGATGCCTGCGCCGCGTCCTCCGCAAGGACCAAGGCCCAGTGGCCCGCCCACGCCGGAACAACTGGCCGCGATGCGTGCCCGGATGAATGGTCCTGAGGCGCAGAAGGCGCGCGAGGATCTCCGCAAGTGGCGCTTGTCCGCCTCAATGAGTGCATTTCAGCCTGTGAAGAAGAAGTTTTCCGATGCAGGTATTGATTTGCGTCTGCTGTGCTTCAACATGAACGAGAGCTTCACCGATGATGAGTTCGAGTACATGTTCCAGGTGGCCAAGACCTTAGGTGTCAAGGCAATCACCACCAGCACCCAGTTGACCGTGGCAAAGCGCGTAGCGCCTTTTGCGGACAAGCACAAGATTCTGGTGGGTTATCACGGCCATGACAACGTGAAGGACCCCAATGAGTTCTCCACGCTGGAGACCTTTGAAACGGCGATGTCGTATTCCAAGTACAACGGCTTGAATCTCGACATCGGACACTTTGTAGCAGCAAATTCCGACCCCATCGCGCTGATCCGGAAGCATCATCAACGGATCACAAACCTGCATCTGAAAGACCGGAAGAAAGACCATGGCCCGAATACGGTTTGGGGCGAGGGCGACACTCCGATCGGTGCTGTACTGCAGGTGATGAAAAAGGAGAAGTATCCCTTCCCGGCGAATATCGAGTACGAGTATCGCGGGCAGGGCACTCCGGCAGAGGAAGTGGCGAAGTGTTTTGACTTCTGTAAGAAGGCGCTTGCTTAA
- a CDS encoding winged helix-turn-helix domain-containing protein, whose protein sequence is MKKIVLIEDDADLFSLLKYNLEKEGFGLVGSQTGKGAIDLCRREKPDLILLDIMLPDSDGLDICKGIRSHPELAHIPVIFLTARASETDRILGLELGANDYIVKPFFVRELIARVKVHFRGQQTVTKVLKSAELELDRTSCRVKLANTDLQLTATEFRLLEFLMSRPGVVFSREQLLDAVWGHDRAVTDRTVDVYILRLRQKIEADATAPNYIRSVRGFGYSFNESVNIALAASA, encoded by the coding sequence ATGAAAAAGATTGTTTTGATCGAAGATGACGCGGACCTCTTCTCGTTGTTGAAGTACAACCTCGAGAAGGAAGGCTTCGGTCTGGTTGGCTCCCAGACCGGAAAAGGCGCCATTGACCTCTGCCGTCGCGAGAAGCCCGATCTGATCTTGCTCGACATCATGCTGCCCGATTCCGATGGCCTCGACATCTGCAAGGGCATCCGCTCCCATCCCGAACTGGCCCACATTCCTGTGATTTTCCTCACCGCACGGGCGAGTGAAACCGATCGAATTCTGGGGCTTGAACTCGGCGCCAACGATTACATCGTCAAGCCTTTCTTCGTGCGCGAGCTCATCGCCCGGGTCAAGGTCCACTTCCGTGGCCAGCAGACCGTGACCAAGGTCCTGAAATCTGCCGAATTGGAGCTCGACCGCACTTCCTGCCGTGTCAAGCTGGCCAACACCGACCTGCAACTGACGGCCACGGAGTTCCGGTTGCTCGAGTTCCTGATGTCCCGGCCCGGTGTTGTCTTCTCTCGCGAACAACTCCTCGATGCCGTTTGGGGCCATGACCGCGCCGTCACCGATCGCACCGTTGATGTTTACATCCTGCGCCTGCGGCAAAAGATTGAGGCCGATGCCACCGCTCCCAACTATATCCGAAGCGTTCGCGGCTTCGGATACAGTTTCAACGAGAGCGTCAACATCGCCTTGGCGGCTTCCGCCTAA
- a CDS encoding S9 family peptidase has product MTLRRTLFLSLLVSLSLLAQKKPITLDTLKQRPTATALFAPIWAPNGSEFAYLRNGGLHLYDCRTKQSRPLFARLSDLTAMAVKDSRPEGAFGWQNRRVTEQHVQWAPDSSALLIAEGGDLFWITAKDGTVKQLTKTEAVEADAKLSPNGKRVSYRIENDLYFQDIASGKVTRLTRDGSETLLNGKLNWVYPEELDLNTAYWWSPDSARIAYLQFDISKEMIYPQADLLKIPAVAEPQRYPQAGTPNADVRLGVVDLETVKSRWMDLGETRDHLLARVDWLNPSEVSVQRMSRVQDKLEFLAANWETRQVRKAFGETDPYWINVNSMTRLNPERKEILWASEKSGTRHLYLLGYEGKELGQLTKGDWEVTSVAGVNWEKKLVYYTSTEVSPLERHLYVIGFDGKNKRKLTTEPGTHIISMSPAAGFYTDTYSSITVPTRQTLHASDGSNLEELKPSDRTSIDEYDILPTEFLHFKTKDGATLDARLIKPKNFDPRKKYPAIVMVYGGPHAQSVRNAWTTAANLDQVLAHKGFVIWQVDNRGSAGRGHLWEAKLYRKFGEIEVQDQKAGIEYLVGLGFVDSARVGMSGWSYGGYMTLNTMLSEPKLIKAGISGAPVTNWLLYDTIYTERYLGTPQENEKGYRESSPVHKAKNLEGKLLLVHNIGDDNVLFQNMLQMTDALERADKQFDLLIYPQKSHGVTGPARFHLNEAMVQFFERNLLH; this is encoded by the coding sequence ATGACCCTTCGACGCACTCTCTTTCTCAGTCTGCTTGTCAGTCTTTCGCTCCTCGCACAGAAGAAGCCGATCACTTTAGACACGCTCAAACAACGTCCCACAGCTACCGCGCTCTTCGCTCCCATCTGGGCGCCCAACGGCTCTGAGTTTGCTTACCTGCGCAATGGGGGCTTGCATCTCTACGATTGCCGTACCAAACAGAGCCGGCCTCTCTTTGCGCGGCTCAGCGACCTCACGGCGATGGCCGTAAAGGACTCTCGCCCCGAAGGAGCCTTTGGTTGGCAGAACCGTCGCGTCACCGAACAGCACGTCCAGTGGGCCCCTGACAGCAGCGCGCTGCTCATCGCCGAAGGTGGGGATCTGTTCTGGATTACTGCGAAAGACGGAACCGTAAAGCAACTGACCAAGACGGAAGCTGTCGAGGCCGATGCGAAGCTCAGCCCCAATGGCAAGCGCGTCAGCTACCGCATCGAGAATGACTTGTACTTCCAGGACATTGCCTCTGGGAAAGTCACCCGGCTCACCCGGGACGGCAGTGAAACCCTGCTCAACGGCAAGCTGAATTGGGTATATCCGGAGGAGCTCGACCTCAATACGGCTTATTGGTGGAGTCCCGATAGCGCCCGCATTGCCTATCTCCAGTTCGATATCTCGAAAGAGATGATCTACCCGCAGGCCGACCTGCTGAAGATTCCAGCGGTGGCCGAACCCCAACGCTACCCGCAAGCAGGCACGCCCAATGCAGACGTCCGCCTGGGTGTGGTGGATCTCGAAACGGTGAAATCCCGCTGGATGGATCTTGGAGAAACACGCGACCATCTCCTCGCTCGTGTCGACTGGCTCAATCCTTCTGAAGTCAGCGTGCAACGCATGTCGCGTGTCCAGGACAAGCTCGAGTTCCTCGCTGCAAATTGGGAAACACGCCAGGTGCGTAAAGCTTTCGGCGAGACCGACCCGTACTGGATCAACGTCAATTCGATGACCCGGCTGAACCCGGAGCGAAAAGAGATTCTCTGGGCAAGCGAGAAGTCCGGCACCCGCCACCTCTATCTGCTTGGCTATGAGGGCAAGGAGCTTGGACAACTGACCAAAGGCGATTGGGAAGTCACCAGCGTTGCCGGAGTCAACTGGGAGAAGAAACTTGTCTACTACACGTCCACCGAAGTCAGTCCTCTCGAACGCCATCTCTATGTCATTGGCTTCGACGGCAAGAACAAGCGCAAGCTGACCACCGAGCCAGGCACGCACATCATCTCGATGAGTCCGGCTGCCGGCTTCTACACCGACACCTATTCCTCGATTACCGTCCCAACTCGCCAGACGCTGCACGCGAGCGACGGCTCCAATCTTGAAGAGTTAAAACCAAGCGATCGCACCTCCATCGACGAATACGACATCCTGCCCACTGAGTTCCTCCACTTCAAAACCAAGGATGGAGCGACGCTCGACGCACGCCTGATCAAGCCGAAGAACTTTGATCCCCGGAAAAAGTATCCGGCCATCGTGATGGTTTACGGCGGCCCACACGCCCAGAGCGTTCGCAACGCCTGGACCACAGCAGCCAACCTTGACCAGGTCCTCGCACACAAAGGCTTCGTCATCTGGCAGGTGGACAATCGTGGCAGCGCCGGCCGCGGCCATCTCTGGGAAGCAAAGCTCTATCGCAAGTTTGGAGAGATTGAAGTACAGGACCAGAAGGCTGGAATCGAGTATCTGGTGGGCCTGGGCTTTGTCGATTCCGCACGCGTTGGCATGTCCGGCTGGAGCTACGGCGGCTACATGACGCTGAACACCATGCTGAGCGAGCCCAAACTGATCAAGGCTGGAATCAGCGGTGCACCCGTCACCAACTGGCTGCTCTATGACACCATCTATACAGAACGTTATCTCGGCACCCCGCAAGAGAACGAGAAGGGCTATCGCGAATCTTCACCTGTCCACAAGGCAAAGAATCTCGAAGGCAAACTCCTGCTTGTCCACAACATCGGCGATGATAATGTTCTGTTCCAAAACATGCTACAGATGACCGATGCCCTCGAACGGGCCGACAAGCAATTTGACCTCCTGATCTATCCCCAGAAAAGCCACGGCGTCACCGGCCCGGCCCGCTTCCATTTGAACGAAGCGATGGTACAGTTCTTTGAACGAAACTTACTCCACTAG
- a CDS encoding serine/threonine-protein kinase has product MSQTIRGQYEVQQEIGSGGMGKVYQAKDLKLGRTVAIKALHAAAGGNEERRRRFLLEAQSASALNHPNIITIFDIIEENGADYMVMEYLPGKTLLDLIPRGGMRFPQVIQLGVQIADGLAAAHAAGIVHRDLKPGNIIVSDRGFVKILDFGLAKLAESTPSDDPDATTDAPLTVEGSILGTLSYMSPEQAQGKKVDARSDVFSFGAVLYEMTTGQRAFPGKSSALILTSVLRDEPKSLAELAPDAPPDFAHAIWKCLRKEPDERWQTMEELHRVLLALKQGSDSGVLYRQRPVAPYVQPVVPAVPVAPVVVKSSGAWKAFKIIAGLGFLLLFFLIAGGLWIAQKATDQLKNVPIEISEKGVKVGNLKVDAPEGKKIGNEEILEMVKAKVPDTLILSQIRSSKAEFDLSSDAVTDLVQAGASEKVIDAMRNPKKVPPQPSVTIGDLIKSQKSEAIPATVVPDGTPISLTLAEDVPADAPVGTELEFMVVADVEVKNSVVVEKGARATGSIMDKTKKKLLVMGARTQYQLTEVTAVGGETLKLRRTLRSFDGPVSDKRLVATQGGVFIGYTDGEQRLTGSR; this is encoded by the coding sequence TTGAGCCAAACCATTCGCGGACAGTACGAGGTGCAGCAGGAAATCGGCTCCGGCGGCATGGGCAAGGTGTACCAGGCGAAGGACCTGAAGCTGGGACGGACCGTCGCGATCAAGGCCCTCCATGCCGCGGCGGGAGGCAACGAGGAGCGCCGCCGTCGCTTTCTTCTGGAGGCTCAATCGGCGTCTGCGCTGAATCACCCCAACATCATCACCATCTTCGACATCATCGAAGAAAACGGCGCGGACTACATGGTGATGGAGTATCTGCCTGGAAAAACACTCCTGGACTTGATTCCCCGCGGCGGAATGCGGTTTCCGCAAGTGATCCAGTTGGGAGTGCAGATTGCGGATGGTCTCGCCGCAGCGCATGCGGCGGGTATTGTGCACCGGGATCTGAAGCCGGGGAACATCATTGTTTCCGATCGCGGCTTTGTGAAGATTCTGGATTTTGGCTTGGCAAAGCTGGCAGAGAGCACGCCTTCCGACGATCCGGATGCGACCACGGATGCGCCGTTGACGGTGGAGGGTTCGATCCTAGGCACGCTCTCCTACATGTCACCGGAACAGGCGCAGGGAAAGAAGGTGGATGCGCGGTCCGACGTCTTCTCCTTTGGCGCGGTGCTGTATGAAATGACGACGGGGCAGCGTGCGTTTCCTGGGAAGAGCAGCGCGCTGATCCTGACAAGTGTGTTGCGCGATGAGCCAAAGAGCTTGGCGGAACTGGCGCCAGATGCTCCCCCGGACTTCGCTCATGCAATCTGGAAATGCTTGCGTAAGGAGCCTGACGAACGCTGGCAGACGATGGAAGAGTTGCATCGCGTCCTGCTGGCACTGAAGCAGGGAAGCGATTCGGGAGTATTGTATCGCCAGCGGCCTGTGGCGCCTTACGTACAGCCCGTTGTCCCCGCCGTGCCGGTCGCACCAGTTGTGGTGAAGAGTTCCGGCGCCTGGAAGGCCTTCAAGATCATTGCGGGACTGGGATTCCTTCTTCTCTTCTTCCTGATTGCCGGCGGACTCTGGATTGCACAAAAGGCAACGGATCAATTGAAGAATGTGCCGATCGAGATCAGCGAGAAGGGCGTGAAGGTTGGCAATCTGAAGGTAGATGCTCCAGAAGGCAAGAAGATCGGGAATGAAGAGATTCTCGAAATGGTCAAGGCCAAGGTGCCAGACACTCTCATTTTGAGCCAGATTCGCAGCTCCAAAGCGGAATTCGATCTGTCGAGCGACGCGGTGACTGACCTGGTGCAAGCTGGAGCCTCCGAGAAGGTGATCGACGCGATGCGCAACCCGAAGAAGGTTCCGCCGCAGCCGTCCGTAACGATTGGAGATTTGATCAAGTCTCAGAAATCCGAAGCGATTCCTGCAACCGTGGTGCCAGACGGCACGCCAATCTCACTCACTCTGGCCGAGGATGTCCCCGCAGATGCCCCCGTGGGCACGGAGTTGGAGTTTATGGTGGTGGCAGATGTTGAGGTCAAAAACTCGGTTGTGGTGGAAAAGGGCGCCCGCGCGACGGGTTCCATCATGGATAAGACAAAGAAGAAGCTGCTGGTGATGGGCGCCCGGACCCAGTATCAGCTGACGGAAGTGACGGCGGTGGGTGGTGAGACTTTGAAGCTGCGGCGGACGCTGCGCAGCTTTGACGGTCCGGTTTCGGATAAGCGGTTGGTGGCCACTCAGGGTGGGGTGTTTATTGGATATACCGACGGCGAACAGCGACTAACGGGTAGCCGCTAA